The proteins below are encoded in one region of Nitrosomonas ureae:
- a CDS encoding IS4 family transposase, with protein sequence MHSGKLVFAQLMDYLPLHTFRRCVQRYPSKYPTKTLSHLDQFLCMAFAQLTYRESLRNIETCLRAHQAKLYHLGIRGNIAKSTLADANEQRDCRIYMDFAMSLIQIARKLYSSDSLAVELEQTVYALDTTTIDLCLSVFPWARFRQTKAAVKMHTLLDLRGNIPTFIHISDGKMHEVNVLDFLIPEAGSFYIMDRGFTDFARWFTMHQAQAFFVTRAKSSLLFRRVYSHSVDKSTGLRCDQTIALTATKASKDYPQHLRRIKFYDAEHDKHLVFLTNNFDLPALTIAQLYRCRWQIELFFKWIKQHLRIKQFYGTTENAVKTQIWIAISVYVLVAIVKKRLNTETSLYTILQILSLTLFEKTNLDQLLKNTEMQMITHHNNNQLNLFN encoded by the coding sequence ATGCATTCAGGCAAATTGGTATTCGCACAACTCATGGATTACTTGCCCCTTCACACATTCCGCCGCTGTGTACAGCGTTACCCTTCCAAATATCCCACCAAGACTCTTTCGCATCTCGATCAATTTCTTTGCATGGCTTTCGCGCAGCTGACTTACCGCGAGAGTCTGCGCAACATCGAAACCTGTCTGCGCGCTCACCAAGCTAAGCTTTATCACTTGGGCATACGAGGCAACATCGCCAAGAGTACGTTGGCCGATGCCAACGAGCAGCGCGATTGTCGCATCTACATGGATTTCGCGATGAGCTTGATCCAGATCGCCAGAAAGCTTTACTCCAGCGATAGCTTAGCGGTGGAGTTGGAACAGACAGTCTATGCACTCGATACCACGACCATCGATCTGTGTTTGAGCGTCTTTCCATGGGCGCGCTTTCGTCAGACCAAAGCTGCCGTCAAGATGCATACACTGCTTGATCTACGCGGCAACATTCCAACGTTCATCCATATCAGCGACGGCAAGATGCACGAAGTCAATGTGCTCGATTTCCTGATCCCCGAAGCTGGCAGCTTTTACATCATGGATCGGGGCTTTACCGACTTTGCTCGCTGGTTCACTATGCATCAAGCACAAGCATTTTTTGTAACGCGCGCTAAATCCAGTCTCCTTTTTCGCCGTGTCTACTCTCACTCAGTGGACAAATCCACGGGACTGCGATGCGATCAGACCATTGCATTGACCGCTACGAAGGCCAGCAAGGATTACCCGCAGCACCTACGACGTATTAAGTTCTATGATGCCGAACACGACAAGCATCTGGTATTTCTAACCAACAACTTCGATTTACCTGCACTGACCATCGCTCAGCTTTATCGTTGTCGCTGGCAGATCGAACTATTCTTCAAGTGGATCAAACAACATCTTCGTATCAAGCAATTCTACGGAACCACTGAAAACGCAGTCAAGACACAGATATGGATTGCCATCTCGGTTTATGTCTTGGTTGCCATCGTAAAAAAGCGACTCAATACCGAGACTTCACTTTACACAATCCTACAAATCCTGAGCCTAACTCTTTTCGAGAAAACTAACCTAGATCAATTACTTAAAAATACTGAGATGCAAATGATCACTCACCATAACAACAACCAACTGAATCTATTCAACTAA
- a CDS encoding IS5 family transposase, whose product MEHWKAERLNRDNVLLKIEALIEWEELRPKLTGLYKRELSHGGGQEPFDGLLMFKAILLGQWHSLSDAALEQALCVRIDFLQFCGLSLSDAIPDETTLCRFRNRLITNDRLDDLLASINEQLQCHGLMIKGATGAVIDATLIESAARPKKTITLEVDAEEGKVVQFEDGSQPGINCIEEQSADPDATWLKKGRKSQFGYRSYLVVDAQDGYVRGVHTAPANQSEMMHFEAAIDGAHIEANRVYADKGSASNANRQFLRKQKIKSAIMHRAYKNKPLSSRQKLANQLISKKRYIVEQCFGTIKRLFRMGRASYFGTTKVNAQVILKSICMNLKKAANKIFVDQPLRGAIRPNIT is encoded by the coding sequence TTGGAACACTGGAAAGCAGAGCGATTGAATCGAGATAATGTTCTGTTGAAGATTGAAGCCCTAATTGAGTGGGAGGAATTACGTCCGAAACTTACGGGTTTATACAAGCGCGAGTTATCGCATGGTGGAGGCCAAGAGCCGTTTGATGGGTTGTTGATGTTCAAAGCGATCCTGCTAGGTCAGTGGCATAGTTTATCGGACGCTGCGTTGGAGCAAGCACTGTGTGTACGCATTGATTTTCTGCAATTTTGCGGACTGTCCTTGTCGGATGCGATACCGGACGAAACCACTTTATGCCGGTTCCGTAACCGGCTAATAACCAACGACCGGCTAGATGATCTGCTGGCCTCTATTAATGAACAGCTTCAATGCCACGGATTGATGATCAAGGGTGCGACAGGAGCGGTCATTGATGCCACGCTGATTGAGTCAGCGGCACGCCCTAAAAAGACCATCACACTGGAAGTGGATGCCGAAGAAGGTAAGGTTGTTCAGTTTGAAGATGGCAGTCAACCTGGAATCAACTGTATCGAAGAACAAAGCGCGGATCCGGATGCGACCTGGCTAAAGAAAGGCAGGAAGTCGCAGTTTGGCTACCGCAGTTACCTGGTGGTGGACGCACAAGACGGCTATGTGCGCGGGGTTCACACCGCCCCTGCCAACCAGAGCGAAATGATGCATTTCGAAGCCGCTATCGATGGTGCGCATATCGAGGCGAATCGGGTGTATGCCGACAAGGGATCCGCCAGCAATGCCAATCGGCAATTTCTAAGAAAGCAAAAGATCAAGAGCGCAATCATGCATCGCGCGTACAAGAATAAACCCCTCTCGTCACGCCAGAAGCTGGCGAATCAATTGATCAGTAAAAAACGCTATATTGTCGAACAGTGTTTCGGCACAATCAAACGCTTATTCAGAATGGGACGCGCCAGCTACTTCGGTACGACGAAAGTCAACGCCCAAGTCATACT
- a CDS encoding esterase/lipase family protein, whose protein sequence is MVKKHRKNNFFIVPYFAIIFFVSIWNTADANTDSSVDISTVELSNVECLLNWAQTFHPNLFSPLVSGVQSSPPFTYRFYPVTNSYLGVSSDDNHVYYLGPDGISPKDIGELSTFLNESGCGQTTHPVIFIHGLDSSADTWVSYRNYLINNAGWLFGGIPTYDPETKTVNINCPSDLDFPNACSGGAGNFYTLNFSNNQDLTLDVLGGELADIVKAVLANNPGTTKVILIGHSSGGLAARGYLQGLARVLDSTSTIPYREDVAKLITVGTPHQGSFWAQACHANLDLFDIINNVGICDLLPGDIDSDSIAVQELQPDSAAINTLNDLINHPLPISVLYVSIIGTGQPTLTSIVDFQDGDGIVSASSQDLINLSGTSALQQKSTKIVIPFRECANEIEIPIIDNVGQTHTCETTDITIGAEILRNLQ, encoded by the coding sequence ATGGTCAAAAAACATCGTAAAAATAACTTCTTTATAGTACCGTATTTTGCAATAATATTTTTTGTTTCTATTTGGAATACAGCTGACGCAAATACTGATTCGTCAGTGGATATTAGTACGGTGGAATTATCCAATGTAGAATGTCTGTTGAACTGGGCACAAACATTTCACCCTAATCTATTTTCTCCGCTAGTTTCAGGTGTTCAATCATCACCTCCCTTCACTTATCGTTTTTATCCTGTAACAAATTCTTATTTAGGGGTTTCATCAGATGACAACCATGTCTACTACCTGGGGCCAGATGGTATATCCCCCAAAGATATTGGTGAGTTATCTACTTTTCTGAATGAATCCGGATGCGGGCAAACGACGCATCCCGTAATATTTATTCATGGATTAGATTCTTCTGCAGATACATGGGTATCTTATCGTAATTATTTGATTAATAATGCAGGGTGGTTGTTTGGTGGGATACCCACCTATGATCCTGAAACAAAGACAGTCAACATTAATTGCCCATCAGATCTAGATTTTCCTAATGCTTGTTCAGGTGGTGCTGGCAATTTCTATACATTAAATTTTTCTAATAATCAGGATTTAACTTTGGATGTTTTGGGAGGAGAGCTTGCAGATATCGTTAAAGCAGTTTTAGCTAATAATCCTGGCACAACAAAAGTGATTTTAATTGGTCATAGTTCAGGTGGGCTTGCTGCGAGAGGGTATCTTCAAGGATTAGCCCGAGTATTGGATTCAACATCAACAATACCCTATAGAGAAGATGTTGCTAAACTTATCACTGTTGGTACCCCTCATCAAGGAAGCTTCTGGGCACAGGCATGCCATGCTAACTTAGATCTTTTTGATATTATCAATAATGTTGGTATATGCGATCTTCTGCCTGGGGATATCGACTCGGATAGTATTGCAGTTCAGGAACTACAACCTGATAGTGCCGCTATAAATACACTTAATGACCTGATTAATCATCCGCTTCCAATTAGCGTTCTTTATGTTTCGATTATAGGAACTGGACAACCTACTTTAACGAGTATTGTCGATTTTCAAGATGGAGATGGAATCGTATCAGCTAGTTCGCAGGATCTTATAAATTTGAGCGGCACGAGTGCTCTTCAACAAAAATCTACCAAGATAGTTATTCCATTTCGAGAATGTGCCAATGAAATAGAAATCCCTATAATTGACAATGTAGGTCAAACCCATACATGCGAGACAACTGATATTACCATCGGAGCGGAAATATTAAGAAATTTACAATAA
- the smbP gene encoding small metal-binding protein SmbP, translating to MKPIQLIAFIFTLSLFSINVIAQNNQLDKAISHADEAFKARDNKELAVYAEKAQPFALAAQKEMHFSHEGRNHIEAGIVSLGQAVEKGKLGATDSARHAAGEALRHFKEAKE from the coding sequence ATGAAACCCATTCAGTTAATCGCATTTATTTTCACATTATCACTTTTTTCTATAAATGTTATAGCCCAAAATAATCAACTAGACAAAGCGATTAGCCATGCTGACGAGGCATTTAAAGCAAGAGATAACAAAGAATTAGCGGTGTACGCCGAGAAAGCCCAACCTTTCGCTTTAGCAGCACAAAAAGAAATGCATTTTTCGCACGAGGGGCGAAATCACATAGAGGCAGGAATAGTTAGTTTAGGCCAAGCCGTTGAAAAAGGAAAATTGGGCGCTACCGACTCTGCAAGGCACGCGGCTGGTGAAGCTTTAAGACATTTTAAAGAAGCGAAAGAATGA
- a CDS encoding YihY/virulence factor BrkB family protein — translation MKLTFNNAWPVFKEVISEFVEVNVLKMSASLAFYTLFALAPMFIIIITIVQFFFGAEAIEGDLYPQLAELIGSQAATQLEEMIKNVAISEKSTLSTTGSVVILLFLATGVFVEIQESINYIWRLKAKPKTGFVKLIVNRFLSFSMVISLGFILLVSLTLNAALEFLMQGLQKMFPIITIYLTYSLNLTLTFVVITFIFSCIFKILPDAKIRWRNVIVGAITTALLFMIGKSVITFYLSNSDVSSTYGAAGSIVIIMLWVYYSAIILYFSAILTRVFAQISGYTIYPSDYAVFIKEVEIENKESLQSQSDTKKIKAEIQNEVAQGEKNK, via the coding sequence ATGAAATTAACATTTAATAATGCATGGCCTGTGTTTAAAGAAGTGATTTCTGAATTCGTCGAAGTCAATGTACTTAAAATGAGCGCATCACTTGCTTTTTATACCCTGTTTGCTCTCGCACCTATGTTCATTATTATTATAACAATCGTTCAATTCTTCTTTGGTGCAGAGGCGATAGAAGGAGATCTTTATCCTCAACTTGCAGAATTGATAGGCTCGCAAGCAGCCACTCAGCTAGAAGAAATGATTAAGAATGTTGCAATCTCTGAAAAAAGTACATTATCAACCACGGGGAGTGTAGTAATACTCCTGTTCTTGGCCACCGGTGTATTTGTTGAAATCCAGGAATCAATAAATTATATCTGGCGGCTAAAAGCAAAACCCAAAACAGGTTTTGTAAAACTTATTGTTAATCGCTTTCTGAGCTTTTCAATGGTTATTTCTCTAGGATTTATTCTTTTAGTATCTCTGACATTAAACGCTGCATTAGAATTTTTAATGCAAGGTTTACAGAAAATGTTCCCGATTATTACTATCTATCTCACTTACTCTCTTAATCTGACTCTTACTTTTGTGGTCATTACTTTTATATTCTCTTGCATATTCAAGATCCTACCGGATGCAAAGATTAGATGGAGAAATGTAATAGTTGGCGCTATAACCACTGCTTTACTTTTTATGATAGGTAAATCGGTTATCACTTTTTACTTATCTAATAGTGATGTAAGTTCAACTTACGGGGCAGCAGGCTCCATCGTGATTATTATGCTTTGGGTTTATTATTCAGCAATAATTTTATATTTCAGCGCTATTCTTACAAGGGTTTTTGCTCAAATCTCGGGATATACAATCTACCCCAGCGACTATGCTGTTTTTATTAAAGAAGTTGAAATTGAAAATAAAGAATCACTACAAAGTCAATCCGATACCAAGAAGATAAAAGCTGAAATCCAAAATGAAGTAGCTCAAGGCGAAAAAAACAAGTAA